In Mercurialis annua linkage group LG5, ddMerAnnu1.2, whole genome shotgun sequence, a single genomic region encodes these proteins:
- the LOC126682530 gene encoding uncharacterized protein LOC126682530 codes for MFVFHSLMGFEHYSYENQKSKFATKVDLEAYYYRCCCSASISFVARYSIGIWRSFKSGLSIYLSSVIFGWVNRLGFVLCWFWSPAVFLALPDRMTSAGRTSLCILW; via the exons ATGTTTGTTTTCCATTCGTTGATGGGCTTTGAGCATTACTCCtatgaaaatcaaaaatcaaagttTGCTACTAAAGTGGATTTGGAAGCTTATTACTACCG ATGTTGCTGCTCGGCGTCTATCTCATTTGTGGCGCGATATTCAATCGGCATTTGGAGAAGCTTCAAAAGCGGGCTAAGCATCTATTTGA GCAGCGTAATTTTTGGCTGGGTGAATAGACTCGGCTTTGTTCTATGTTGGTTTTGGTCTCCGGCCGTCTTCCTTGCTCTGCCAGACCGAATGACTTCTGCTGGAAGAACAAGTTTGTGTATTCTTTGGTAG
- the LOC126681481 gene encoding uncharacterized protein LOC126681481 has product MFSSNDIIDKIVVSTWLPPPANAFKISFDGAYLKDSQVGVGACVMRNSQGRAVFSIAKRFHNVSSPAIIEALALRESIQLAARTQTLNPYFEGDAKSIIDVVLSSKPVELNCDVILQNYRSLCGELGFTNFSFVRRNCNWAVHE; this is encoded by the coding sequence ATGTTTTCCTCAAATgatattattgataaaattgtGGTCTCTACTTGGCTTCCTCCTCCTGCAAATGCATTCAAAATTAGTTTTGATGGTGCTTATTTGAAGGATTCTCAGGTGGGAGTTGGTGCATGTGTTATGCGTAATAGCCAGGGGAGGGCTGTCTTCTCTATTGCGAAACGATTCCACAATGTCTCTTCTCCTGCAATAATAGAAGCCTTGGCTCTTAGAGAATCTATTCAGCTTGCTGCGAGAACTCAAACATTAAACCCGTACTTTGAAGGGGATGCGAAGTCTATTATCGACGTTGTTCTCTCGTCTAAACCGGTGGAACTAAATTGCGATGTGATCCTCCAAAATTATAGATCCTTGTGTGGTGAATTAGGATTCACTAATTTTAGTTTTGTTAGACGTAATTGTAATTGGGCGGTTCATGAGTGA
- the LOC126681480 gene encoding uncharacterized protein LOC126681480, which produces MEEELVDRCANIRLTEDECTAINLEDVIDETLEHKANLSLVGKLLTKKPYNLSHMRNALTSAWRLAKGFEMRDIGDNLFVCEFRTKADKNRVLSDAPWHFDKQLIIFEPMSGNMQPNNMGLQCSPFWLRIYDLPLNCRGKAAISRIGGKVGRVVEWCDEGEGSWNRYSRVRVMIDVTKPLIRGTKIINPIGESCWISFKYERVQNFCYWCGLLDHTVVDCELKPDETDVTEWPYGAGLRATPRKRVLMGNIRSAPTGVRSRKEVDETNMHNVEPEVASTARRVLNLEENCNGVIADLNGPNQTNKGKNAMETQVGCKETTISTNVVTNEFVEVNVSQVQHLHQIPALNANYKSDDPKEGKKGKGNKKSTWSRFSGQRNEGCEIGEGSKSTGVSKRSLVEAEIACDPNNLFSKKARDGLLDKFDNIEISAEAVKQSRRKQ; this is translated from the coding sequence ATGGAGGAAGAACTGGTGGATCGTTGTGCAAACATACGACTCACAGAGGATGAGTGCACTGCTATTAATCTAGAGGATGTAATTGACGAAACCCTAGAACATAAGGCTAATCTTAGCCTTGTCGGAAAACTTCTGACAAAGAAACCATATAATCTGAGTCATATGCGCAACGCGCTTACGAGTGCTTGGAGACTTGCTAAGGGGTTTGAGATGAGGGATATCGGTGATAATCTGTTTGTCTGTGAATTCCGCACAAAAGCTGATAAAAATAGGGTTCTGAGTGATGCCCCATGGCACTTTGATAAACAGTTGATTATCTTCGAACCAATGAGTGGAAATATGCAACCAAATAATATGGGACTACAATGCTCTCCTTTCTGGCTTCGCATATATGATCTCCCACTTAACTGTCGAGGGAAAGCGGCTATTAGTAGGATTGGAGGGAAGGTTGGTAGAGTGGTTGAATGGTGCGATGAAGGAGAAGGGAGCTGGAATAGATATAGCAGAGTTCGAGTAATGATAGATGTCACAAAACCATTAATTCGGGGGACGAAAATCATAAATCCAATCGGAGAGAGCTGCTGGATCTCTTTCAAGTATGAACGAGTTCAAAACTTTTGTTATTGGTGCGGTCTTCTTGATCACACAGTGGTTGATTGTGAGCTTAAGCCGGACGAAACTGATGTTACTGAATGGCCGTATGGAGCTGGTCTTAGAGCTACACCACGAAAACGGGTTCTTATGGGAAATATACGCTCAGCTCCAACGGGAGTTAGAAGTCGGAAGGAGGTGGATGAGACTAACATGCATAATGTGGAACCAGAGGTAGCGTCCACTGCGAGAAGGGTCCTGAATTTGGAGGAAAATTGCAATGGGGTAATAGCTGATTTAAATGGCCCCAACCAGACGAATAAGGGGAAGAACGCGATGGAAACTCAGGTGGGATGTAAGGAAACAACAATTTCAACTAATGTAGTAACAAATGAGTTTGTGGAGGTTAATGTATCTCAGGTGCAACATCTACACCAGATTCCAGCGCTAAATGCAAATTACAAATCTGATGACCCCAAGGAAGGAAAAAAAGGGAAGGGTAATAAAAAGAGCACATGGTCACGATTTTCAGGGCAGAGAAACGAAGGGTGTGAGATTGGAGAGGGTTCGAAGTCAACCGGAGTCTCGAAAAGATCACTCGTTGAGGCAGAGATAGCTTGTGATCCAAATAATCTTTTCTCAAAGAAAGCTAGAGATGGATTGTTGGATAAGTTTGACAATATTGAGATATCGGCGGAGGCTGTTAAGCAGTCTCGCCGGAAGCAATGA